The window CATGACGGCCTTCTGTGAGTTCATTCGTTGAATCGCCACTTATATGCTGTGCTAACAACTGCTACAGTGCTGGGTGATATCTTCCAAAAAGCCGGAGTCCCACCTGGAGTAATCAATATCATCTTTGGCGACGGAGCAACAACCGGTGCGGCCCTGGTGGCATCGCCGTTGATCAACGGCGTATCATTCACTGGAGGCACTCAGACCGGCATTGCTATCCGCCGCCTTACTGCGCATCAGATAGGGAAGCATCTTTCCCTCGAGCTGGGTGGCAAGAACCCGACTTTGGTCTTTGCAGATTCGATGGTGCCATCAGTGCGCGAACGTACCATCCGGGTTGCTGCCATGGCTGCCTTTGAGAACCAGGGAGAGATTTGCCTCTGTGGCTCGCGGATTTATGTTGAAAAGTCTGTTTACAACGACTTTGTCCGCGACTTTACGGCTTATGTCAGGGAGAAATACGTGCTGAAGCAGACTGTCGGGGCGGTTGCCAGCTTGCAGCATTGCGACAAAATCAGGAGATATCTCGAGTTGGCTGCGGAACAAAAGGCGACATTTCATCTTGGGGGTGTTCCGCCAACTTTGAACGAGGATGAGGCCCAGGGATACTGGATCGAACCGACTATCTTGACGGATGTGGCCAAGAATTCGGCGATTCAGATTGATGAGATATTCGGCCCCGTGGTGACCATCACTCCTTTTGACAATGAACAGGAGGCAATCCAGCTTGCGAATGATAGCGAATATGGACTGGCAGCCATTCTACTAACGACTGACGGAGCAAGGATGAGACGTGTAGGAGAGCAGCTCGAAGCTGGTTTGGTCTGGGTCAACTGCTGGTTGGTCCGAGAGCTTGGAACTCCTTTCGGCGGAATGAAGAACAGTGGAacaggaagagaaggaggcgagCATTCCAGAGACGTGTTCACCGTTGTGAGAACACTGCATCTGCCCGCCTACTAGGACCCTAtcaacaccatggccgcAGGGCACGTGGCGCCCACGATGATAGCTGAAAAGCGGCTGGACTTTGGACCTTCCACAATGGTCAGCTGGATGCTAAGCGACTATCGATACGACCAAGCGTTTTCCTGGATCTACAGGCTCAGAGTTCACCGGTTTACCGCAACAAAGCTCGCCGGCATTAGCGCAGTCGGCTTGTCGCGGGTATCTCTCCCGGGCACAGGACGGACTTGGGCAATTGACCAATCAGCGCCGTATCCGTTCCGCCATCCGTCATCCGACATCCGCATTTTCGACCaccacaaacaaacaattGCAAGCCTGTGCCTGGTGCTGCATGTGTGTGAACGTGATTGGATTTCGGGTGGAACATGACATCACGTTGATATACTTGCAGGTTTCTCATTGATCATTGATATAGCACAATATAGTTTTACGATTCCCATCTTATTCTAGGTTGGTAAACGCTTCCTCGATGTTTTGACAACCTTCATATCGTCACTTATATTCACATCACGAtcgtcagcatcaacaccatcaggtatcaccaccaagcatAATCATCATGGCACCACCAATCCAAGACtgcagctgctgctccagctcctcctccctctccatgtcctcctccccagacaCCCCAATcaccccaacaacgccaacaaTCCGCCCGGCCTCGAAGCTCTTCAGGATAGACATGCACACCCACATCAtgcccccatccctcccagacctctcctccctcaccccaccATCAGACAGCACCTACCAATGGCCCTCCTTCCgccccgtctcctcccccgatgCCAAGCCCGGGGAGATCGACATGTTTGTCGGCCCAAACTTCTTCCGCCGCGTCCAAGCAAACTGCTACGACCCCGCCGTCCGCATCAAGGAGATGGACGCCGTAGGCGTAGACGTCCAAGtcctctccaccgtcccAGTTCTCTTCTGCTACGACGCCCCGCTAGAGCCAGCGGTTGTTCTGGCCAGGGCGTTGAATGATCATATCGCGGAGATATGCCGGCAGTATCCTGAACGGTTCGCCGGGTTGGGGACTGTGCCATTGCAGGATACCACCTCCGCAGTGGAAGAGCTGAGACGGATAAAAGGAAtgaaggggatgaaggggATCCAAATCGGGACTTCGATCACGGAGAACATGATGCTGGATGATGAGCGGCTGGAAGAGTTCTGGAAGGAGTGCGAGGAGTTGGATGTGCCTGTTTTTGTGCACCCCTTGGGGTATTCCCTGCCGAGGGAGAATAAGGCCCGGTGGGGGAAATACTGGGGGAGTTGGCTTGTTGGTATGCCTTCTGAGACGGcgttggccatgttggcggTTACGTGctcggggttgttggggcggtatccgaggttgagggtttGCTTTGCTCATGCGGGTGGGGCTTTTCCTgctttgatggggagggtgcagaAGGGGTATGATTGTAGGTCGGACTTGGTTGCTATGGACTCGCCGGAGGTTTCACCGAAGGATTATTTTAGGGGGaaaggaggtgaggaggagggagggatatATCTTGATTCTTTGACGCATGATCCTGATTTGTTGGGGTTTATACTTGCAAAGTTGGGGCcgggtgggaaggggagggttttACTTGGGAGTGACTACCCTTTTCCGCTGGGTGAAGTGCCCATGGCAGGAAAGATGAttgttgaggatgagagTGTGGATCAGTTCTTgaagtgggaggagaaggcgtgGATTCTGGGGAGAAATGCCATCAGGTTTTTGAAGTTGgggaaggagtttgagagcAAATTTAACAGCAGGTTGCAAGAAGCTGCTGACGAGAGTTGGAATAGGTGGAACAGTACTGTATCGGGAGGGCTGCCTGTCAGGCCAAAGGAGATTGCGCACAGTGGAGGGAGAGATGGCAGACCGGTGATGATTCGTGATCAGGACTGGGAGGTGTCGTCTTTTAGTAGTGAAAGTCTGTAGTTCGTATAGTTAGGCGTACAGGAATCAATGCAACAATACCGATGATGGTGCTTAATAGAGTCATGTACAATAGGGGAGAAGACTCATGGGTAAATACGGCAAGATGCTATCTAAGAAGTTCAACGCTGAATGATATCCAAGAACAGAAGATGTGCCTACGTCTTCAAGACTCTTGCTTGCCGTCTTCATACCCTGTAGTCGCTGCCACCGCTCCGGTGAGCTCCACATCCCCCGGTGTACTTCTGTTGCGCTTCCTCCACATTTCCATTCCCTTCAGTCTCTCAAGCCTCTCTCGAAATgccctccccgcctccatCTTTTGTGAGCGAAGCTTGGTCATGATCTCCgttttctccagcttctgaAGATTCTCGTTTCATCGTCGCGTTCACTTCAGCTCGCTGTGTCCAAAGGTCCCATACTGCGAGAACTAGCAGTGTGACTGGGCCAGCCACAGCCCAAAATACCCAGAAATGGGCTGTCAGCTGTGGCCTGTCCTCGTCGGATATCTTCGTGAAAGGTGCCATGACCGTCTGTGTAGAAAGTCAGCAAATACCAGTGAGGTAAGACAGGTAGCAGAGGGCAGGAATATCTACCGCAATAGCCGTGGCTGGCAGAAAGACCATGGTCAGAAGAGCAATGCTTTTCATTGCTGAAGAGGCCCGTCATGTCTCGCGAGCGATTTCTTGTTGCATGAGGTTATACAGCTGTTTAAAAAGACTACATAGTATTGCGCCACATTATGATGAATGACACTGTAACCATTTTTGAATGTACCACTTGCAAATGCAAATGCACATCTTGTATCATGTGTTCGCGCTGATGAAACAAACCCGACTGCGCACAGATGCAAGCTCCAAAAACCGCCTGCTTCGGCTACCATCATAGATCTCTGGCTCTTGCTCGACTCCAAATCGTTGACAATGATGCTGAATTTTGCTGATGGCTGCAATGATCGAACCGTGAAGGGGCTGGAACATTGTAAAACTCCTGTTTCGCAAGTATCGATGTTGCGTAGTAAGCGTCATATGCAGCCCAGAAAAGAATTTGTCTCGTTCTTCGATTTCATTCCCAGCATCCTGAAGAAGATCTGCCTCTTGAAGAGCCACCTTCTTATCCATGACCAGTAGAGTTTCGTTGACAAACTGAAGGTTCTTTCGTATTACATTCACTTGGCTTTTGATGTCCAGCAGAGCCCACTAGTAGATTAGCAAAGGTAGAAGTAGGATCCTTGATATGGTCCTTGCAGTGTACGACGTTAACCGGCACAGACATATGTTCTGATTCAACCCGATCGGCGACATAGAATCGCTGTGTCAAGCGGAGAGATGGATTATAGCTAAGCGCCATGGAAATCCAGCATTTGGGGGAGGTATTCCAGTTGAGTATCAAGCCTGCAATGGTTCTTTTATCAACACTTGCACGGTCGTCAATAATACCCTCTTAGAGAATCTGCTTCTCATCTAATGCTGAGATGTTGCTGCCAAGATCTTCAGTAGTAACAGATAGAACTGTTGATCCTTTGCTCGTAAGATCCCTGACATACGATTTTGGCAGTTCCATTGTCTGCATCATCTCCATACACTGCTCTCTTGTGAAGGGTACTGCCCAGGCTGATTCCACAGCCCAGGAGCCATAAATCAGTCGCAGGATTCCTGTGGGCGGGTTCTCAAGTTCATCCTCAGGGACGAATCGTCCTTCTGCTCTCAACCATTATCCAAAGTCGTCTGAGTCCGTGTTGAGAGTATAGTAGTCTTTGATTTTTGTTGGGAGTGACTGAAGAAAGAATCAATAATTATTGCCCTGCGCTTTAACCAATGCTCCGTATCAAACACACCTCAAAGGACACAATTTCTAGACATCCCACTTCTCTTGCACCAGCATCAGATGCGAACATTAGCCAGTCTGTGCATGGAAGTCCAAAGACGTCATTTTCCAAGTTTACAACCTGAGTATGGGGTTGAACGCCGAAACTGGATGTGGTGCAATGTCAAGGTCGGTATTATCAAAGGAACATGATCGTGAAATCCAAAGGATATGAATGCTCACGattcactgtcaacaaccttcttctcttttcatCAATTTTATTTACCTAACAATTAACAGTGTTGTCACCCAATAAGCCACAGATTCTTCCTGAAAAAGCGCTGAATGATGAACTAGTTTAGTTTTGCAGCTGTGCACGTGCGTGGACTCAAATGGCTGGCTAGGTGCTCAAGGGGACATGTATGGTACGTCAACCTTGAAATGGTCACAGCGTTGACATTTGTTCTTCCTATAGGGACTGGTTAGAACATCATGGTTTTGATCTCAAACGTGGCGTTGTCTTCCGAACTTCGGAACCACTGGGAACCACTTCCAGACAGCCACCCCGTCTTGCTTGGCCCTGCCTGAAGCCCCGCTCTCGCCACTCCCCACCCGAAACTTGAGTTGACCTCTTATATCACCCCTCTGAGATAATCTGGGGCCACGATCGTCTTTCACTAGTGAACTGAGACTTGCATACCCCAGTTATCGGAGACCACTCCCAGGTAATAATGGGGTTTATACCCCCGGATACCCGGTGCCCGACCAATATCACTCAACCGTCGACTGCATAGACACACCGCTTGAGGATATCACCAGAAGGGTCTGAGCCACCCAATACAATTCAGAACAATTCGCCTGGTCGCCATAATGTCCACTCAAGCAACCCTCTTCACCAATGGCCGCATTTTTCTCTCCGGAGTAAACCCCGGCACCAACGCCGGTCTCACCCGGTCCCCAACATTTGCCGACTGCATGCTCGTCCGTGGTGACAAGATTGAACATGTGGGCTCATCTTCAGATGAGGTCATCAGCACGGCTCTTGCCTCCAGATCAGTAACCACCCATGACCTCCAAGGAAAAACCGTTCTCCCTGGATTCGTTGATGGGCATCTTCATCTCATGCTCCTTGGTCAAGCTCTCAACAAGCTTGACCTGGTGAGATGCAAAGACCTCGAAGAAATCCGTTCAACCATCAGAGAATATGCTGCCGCCAACCCAAACATGCCTCGCATCTTATGCAGAGGATACATGCACATTCAACTTCCCAACGGAGCCACAGCCGCTGACCTGGACGACCTCGACGAGCTCAACCGTCCCATCCTTATCGACTCCAAAGACCTTCACTCAACCTGGTGCAACACAGCCGGCATCAAAGAACTCGGCGCAGAAAACTGGGCCGACGTCCCAGGCGGCGTCATCGAAAGGAACTCCAACGGCAAGCTCACCGGCGTCTTCTCcgaagcagccaacatcacTTACGTTTGGCCCTATCTCGCCAGCGTAGCCTCCATGGAAGAGCGTACAGCCGCCATCCGCTCCGCCGTCACAGCCTACCACGAAGCAGGCTACACCGGCATGATCGACATGGCCATGGACGAAGGCGCCTGGGAAGCCATCCAAGCCCTCATCGCAACCGACggctccatccccatccgcctCGCCTGCTACTGGCTCGTCAAGCCCCTCCCAACCGAAGCTGAAACCCTCGCCCAAGTCGACCGCGCCATCGAGCTCGCCTCCCAGTtcaacgcctccaccgcccccgacTGCCGGATCGTCGGCATCAAGGTAATCTGCGACGGCATCATCGACGCCTGCACCGCCGGCCTCTCCCAGCCCTACGAGCACAACTCCCACTTCGAAGTCCCCCTCTGGACCCACGCCCAGCTCGAACCAGTTGTCAAACGCGCCAACGCCGCCGGCCTCCAAATCGCCCTCCACGCCATCGGCGACgcaaccatcaaaatggtAGTCgacatcctctccgcccacGCCAACCCAGACAACCGCCCCCGAGTAGAGCACATCGAGCTCGCCAGCGCAGAAGACGCCGCCCGCCTGGGCCAAAACCGCATCACAGCCTCCATCCAGCCCGTCCACGCCGACCCAGCCATCCTCAAAGCCTGGCCCAAACTCCTCGGCCAGCACCGCTGCGGTAGAGCCTTTGCCTACCGCGAATTCGCCGACCACGGCGCGCCCCTCGCTCTGGGAAGCGACGCCCCTACCGCACCTCACGCCCCGCTTGGAAACGTCTACGTGGCCACCACCCGCAAATCATACCGCGAGCCGGAGCTCGAAACAGCCGTCAACCCTCATTTTGCCCTCGGATTGTGCGAGTCTGTCGCCGCGGCTACGGAAGGGGCAGCCTACAGTTGCTTTGACGACCACAGAATAGGCTCGTTGAAGAAGGGTCACAAAGCTGACTTTGTCGTCGTGGACATGGAGTGGGAAAATGAGAAGCTGATGCAGTCCAAGATTACAGAGACGTGGTACGACGGGAACAAGGTTTTTTCGGCTTGAGATCCGAGGTAATGTATGATGGagtaataaaaaaaagacggCTCGGTTGGGGTTCCGAAGAGTGAGAAACTTTATCTTCGGATGACCAGCAGACTTACCGAGAAAATGGAAGGCCGGGTGGGCCGTGAGCGACAGTATATCATGCAGGTTGAGGGGTGGCAGGAAACCTTGTAACGTGGTCTGGATGGATTCTTGAATtcgaaaaaaacaaaaaacaaaatggCTTGGATATCATATCATACATTTTCCCCCAAATCACTCGTAGGCATAATACTGCCGTGGCCAAATATTCATCGCCGTCTTCTGCCCACTCTCCAACGGTAGACCGGCGTGTTTCGTGCGCGTGTCCCCCGTGCCGTTGGGATGTAGATTGATCCAGAACAAAGAATTACCAGCAACAGGCCGGAATGCCAGTCCCCCATCTTCATGCTCCCTCCACAGTGGTTTCTGTtgctccccacccccgcttTCCCTTTGGGTGATTCCAGGTTGCTCCCCCTTGGGGCCGGGTGCGACGATGCTCTTTGCAAAAGGAAAGTATGTTTCACCGCCTGTGCAGTCGTCCTCCAGAATGGCAAAGAAGCTCGCAAGCCTGTTCCATGTATTCCAGCTCCCATCGTCTGCCCAGAGCGGACTGGCGAACCAGTCATGGTGCAGGGTGAATTGCTGTCCGGTTGTGTATCGAACCAGCTGAGGTTgacccatctcatcccagcCATCGCGGAACATGTTACCCAAGAAGTTGCGAGCTCGCTTGAGGACGCATTGTACTGTCGGGTTGTCTTCTGGTAGTCCAGCAGAGCTCGACGTCCGTTCCTTTGTGTTTTGTTGGCGACCTCCCTTGGTGACTTTTGATGGAGCAAATTCGGGCTCGCCagcttggaggagctgggtaATCTCAGTCGGGGTAATGAGGTTGTGTATGTAGATAATCAACGGGTCAAGAGAGACCAGCTCAGTGCGGTAGGAGTGGGAGGTATCGCAGGAGAAGGGCGCCTTGGTGCTGACGGGCTCACTCCCCGTGTTATTCTTCAAGAATGAAAGACTCAGAGGGACTTTAGCAACAGGAAGATCAGTGATGAAGGATGTGATTTGTGGTGGAGCGATCCTAGTGAAGTATGGTATCCCTAATCCGAGCAGAGCTGCTCCAGCAGAGATACCCGCCACCTTGGCCACGTTTGTAGTCATGTCGAGTCGCGCAAACTGGCATCAGAGAGCAAGACAAAATGTGCCCCAGAGCCTGATGAACGTCGCACCTACAAGCTGATATAGCACCCTAACACAAAGAGTGGCCCAGCCCATCCTTTCTCCATCCTGCTCATACCAGTTCCTCCTGgaccatcctcctccgccaccaagCATCCAGACATTCAAACCCGCTGCCGCCAAGTACCGATTCTgtcacctcccctcccaaaatcGACGATTGCATAACCTTGCGCAAAAAATGCCAGGCCAAGAAGACCTCAAGGAGGGTGTCTCGACAAGCTCACTGGCCGGGGAAAGCAGAGCCAAGCCGTCGCAGCTATTGTCCGATCTGTTTCTAAATGGTGGGTGGCATGGCGGCTTTTGATCCGACAAATGGTGTTTACGATCGGGTAATTTTCCGGCATCCAGTCTCAGCGGTGGGAGGTTACCCCGACATAACGCCCTCAGGAACCCGGTCTGGGTAGCAGTTCTGTCCGGTTATTTCGGTAGGACTTGACCACAGAGGTGATTATGGTCACCGTGATGTTACTCCACCAATCCGCATGACACCGGGGCGTTCTTGGCTCGGAACCAGCAGACCCCATCAGTCGAGTCGGCGTTGAAAGTCGGTAACGAGGTATGGTCGATATGTTGGATGCGGGGTGTGGCTGTTGGTATGTTTTGTGACTGTCGAAGGCTTTGTAGGTGGTTGTCGTCTCGTCCCGGAAAGCATTATACGATCAAGAAAGAATGACAGAAGCTCTGAGGCCAAGTTAATCGATCCAATCCACTGGACAGCATTGCGATAGCAGCCGACcaagatgttgaaggtgTTGTCAAGCTTTGTTGCCTGTTGATATGCCCGGAACGGCTGTACAATGCTCCAGGGTCACAAACGTTAATTTTCGTGACTTTCCAGGGCTTTAACCAGTGTGATAGCAAGGGGCAGAGAGCCACTTACGAAAGTGTCACACCAGGTCACTCTTTTAGTATTTTCTATGGGAGTGTACTTGGCCTTGCATTTACACTGCCTTTGACGCTTAGGCCAACATTTACTGTTACGTGAAGACACCTGGCCGTGGCCTGGCCTCGGCTACCCTCACAAAATACTGGCCATTTTCTCGGCCTTTCAGCCTGGGTTTATTGGGAGTGGTCCCCCTGGTGCCCCCCTTGTTAAGTGGCCTTGGCAAGTACCAGACTAGCGTTTATCATCCTGGAGGGTTGTATGTGACGAGGTTCAAATTGGACACCGAAGACTTACTGGCTGCAGTCGAACAGTCCAGACCTCTGGGCCCTTTCCATGCCTCTGGAGGTTGCTGCCTCTGTAAAGAGACGTCGTTTCAGTA is drawn from Podospora pseudocomata strain CBS 415.72m chromosome 1 map unlocalized CBS415.72m_1, whole genome shotgun sequence and contains these coding sequences:
- a CDS encoding uncharacterized protein (COG:E; EggNog:ENOG503NW4N) produces the protein MSSSTSDRRLSELWSCVTLDEASSLIDSTSNPFSLQNFVGGQYIAPHDSLTSSSQHITSFEPKTGRPIYTLPCTQPHAVEAAIKAAKAAFPSWSKTARAERSAILWKVSELLQQNREVFAIWESIDQGKTLDRARIEVDRAISNFSYFSTFILHEQTAARMVDGVALTYEHRSPAGVFALISPWNMPLYLLTWKIAPCLAFGCTAVAKPSEVTSMTAFLLGDIFQKAGVPPGVINIIFGDGATTGAALVASPLINGVSFTGGTQTGIAIRRLTAHQIGKHLSLELGGKNPTLVFADSMVPSVRERTIRVAAMAAFENQGEICLCGSRIYVEKSVYNDFVRDFTAYVREKYVLKQTVGAVASLQHCDKIRRYLELAAEQKATFHLGGVPPTLNEDEAQGYWIEPTILTDVAKNSAIQIDEIFGPVVTITPFDNEQEAIQLANDSEYGLAAILLTTDGARMRRVGEQLEAGLVWVNCWLVRELGTPFGGMKNSGTGREGGEHSRDVFTVVRTLHLPAY
- a CDS encoding uncharacterized protein (COG:S; EggNog:ENOG503NWQ1); translation: MAPPIQDCSCCSSSSSLSMSSSPDTPITPTTPTIRPASKLFRIDMHTHIMPPSLPDLSSLTPPSDSTYQWPSFRPVSSPDAKPGEIDMFVGPNFFRRVQANCYDPAVRIKEMDAVGVDVQVLSTVPVLFCYDAPLEPAVVLARALNDHIAEICRQYPERFAGLGTVPLQDTTSAVEELRRIKGMKGMKGIQIGTSITENMMLDDERLEEFWKECEELDVPVFVHPLGYSLPRENKARWGKYWGSWLVGMPSETALAMLAVTCSGLLGRYPRLRVCFAHAGGAFPALMGRVQKGYDCRSDLVAMDSPEVSPKDYFRGKGGEEEGGIYLDSLTHDPDLLGFILAKLGPGGKGRVLLGSDYPFPLGEVPMAGKMIVEDESVDQFLKWEEKAWILGRNAIRFLKLGKEFESKFNSRLQEAADESWNRWNSTVSGGLPVRPKEIAHSGGRDGRPVMIRDQDWEVSSFSSESL
- a CDS encoding uncharacterized protein (COG:G; EggNog:ENOG503NUE4), with the protein product MSTQATLFTNGRIFLSGVNPGTNAGLTRSPTFADCMLVRGDKIEHVGSSSDEVISTALASRSVTTHDLQGKTVLPGFVDGHLHLMLLGQALNKLDLVRCKDLEEIRSTIREYAAANPNMPRILCRGYMHIQLPNGATAADLDDLDELNRPILIDSKDLHSTWCNTAGIKELGAENWADVPGGVIERNSNGKLTGVFSEAANITYVWPYLASVASMEERTAAIRSAVTAYHEAGYTGMIDMAMDEGAWEAIQALIATDGSIPIRLACYWLVKPLPTEAETLAQVDRAIELASQFNASTAPDCRIVGIKVICDGIIDACTAGLSQPYEHNSHFEVPLWTHAQLEPVVKRANAAGLQIALHAIGDATIKMVVDILSAHANPDNRPRVEHIELASAEDAARLGQNRITASIQPVHADPAILKAWPKLLGQHRCGRAFAYREFADHGAPLALGSDAPTAPHAPLGNVYVATTRKSYREPELETAVNPHFALGLCESVAAATEGAAYSCFDDHRIGSLKKGHKADFVVVDMEWENEKLMQSKITETWYDGNKVFSA
- a CDS encoding uncharacterized protein (COG:E; EggNog:ENOG503PAA8) produces the protein MTTNVAKVAGISAGAALLGLGIPYFTRIAPPQITSFITDLPVAKVPLSLSFLKNNTGSEPVSTKAPFSCDTSHSYRTELVSLDPLIIYIHNLITPTEITQLLQAGEPEFAPSKVTKGGRQQNTKERTSSSAGLPEDNPTVQCVLKRARNFLGNMFRDGWDEMGQPQLVRYTTGQQFTLHHDWFASPLWADDGSWNTWNRLASFFAILEDDCTGGETYFPFAKSIVAPGPKGEQPGITQRESGGGEQQKPLWREHEDGGLAFRPVAGNSLFWINLHPNGTGDTRTKHAGLPLESGQKTAMNIWPRQYYAYE